Proteins co-encoded in one Natronorubrum daqingense genomic window:
- a CDS encoding dihydrofolate reductase, producing MTATESTAETDLETDRELVGIVAVAENGVIGKDGDMPWHIPEDLAHFKEATMAHPVIMGRVTYEGILEALGEPLPGRTTVVLTSRDLETPDDGSAVVANDLREALEKAERAADEHHDGTDRIFVAGGATVYEQFLPALDRLVVTEVHDDPVGDTVFPEWDRDGGWEERSRDAHDEFSFLEYVRRE from the coding sequence ATGACGGCGACAGAGTCGACGGCCGAGACGGACCTCGAGACCGACCGCGAACTCGTCGGAATCGTCGCCGTCGCCGAAAACGGCGTTATCGGCAAAGACGGCGACATGCCCTGGCACATCCCCGAGGATCTCGCCCACTTCAAGGAGGCGACGATGGCTCACCCGGTCATCATGGGTCGGGTCACCTACGAGGGGATTCTCGAGGCACTCGGTGAGCCCCTTCCCGGCCGAACGACGGTCGTGTTGACGAGTCGGGACCTCGAGACGCCCGACGACGGGAGCGCCGTCGTCGCGAACGATCTTCGAGAGGCGCTCGAGAAAGCCGAGCGAGCGGCCGACGAACACCACGACGGCACCGACCGCATTTTCGTCGCGGGTGGGGCAACCGTCTACGAACAGTTCCTGCCCGCCCTCGATCGACTCGTCGTCACCGAAGTGCACGACGACCCCGTCGGCGATACCGTGTTCCCAGAGTGGGATCGAGACGGTGGGTGGGAGGAACGCTCGCGTGACGCCCACGACGAGTTTTCGTTTCTCGAGTACGTGCGTCGCGAGTAA
- the thyA gene encoding thymidylate synthase yields the protein MQQYLDLVDAALSEGAYKPNRTGVDTISSFSEHYEVDLQEGYPLLTTKQMDGYRWDSMLHEVCWYLSGEEHIRTLREETKIWDAWADEEGKLDTAYGRFWRRFPVPEESNRLEGESWPDESHRWVTEEADGTRTFDQLQYVIDTLSDSPNSRRLVVNAWHPANAAVSTLPPCHYSFVFNVQGDRLNCHLTQRSGDIALGVPFNIAAYALLTKVIAQETGFEPGSFAHTVVDAHVYCGRGARGEWYGDNLENLQSKLAAVDDREEYREVATWLESEAPAEAEGDERLDHVPGMLEQLAREPLERPTLEVSDVSIDELRYEDVTLEGYDSHDGIEFAVAE from the coding sequence ATGCAACAGTACCTTGATCTCGTCGACGCGGCTCTGAGCGAGGGGGCGTACAAACCCAATCGCACCGGCGTCGACACGATTTCTTCGTTCAGCGAGCACTACGAGGTCGATCTTCAGGAGGGGTACCCGCTCTTGACGACCAAACAAATGGACGGCTACCGCTGGGACTCCATGCTCCACGAGGTCTGCTGGTATCTCTCCGGCGAGGAACACATCCGAACGCTACGCGAGGAGACGAAGATCTGGGACGCGTGGGCCGACGAGGAAGGCAAACTCGACACCGCGTACGGGCGCTTCTGGCGACGGTTCCCCGTCCCGGAGGAATCGAACCGACTCGAGGGTGAGTCCTGGCCCGACGAGAGCCACCGGTGGGTCACCGAAGAGGCCGACGGCACCCGGACGTTCGACCAGTTGCAGTACGTGATCGACACGCTCTCCGATTCGCCGAACTCCCGGCGACTCGTCGTCAACGCGTGGCATCCGGCCAACGCGGCCGTCTCGACGCTGCCGCCGTGTCACTACTCGTTCGTCTTCAACGTGCAAGGTGATCGGTTGAACTGCCACCTGACCCAGCGCTCGGGGGACATCGCACTCGGCGTTCCGTTCAATATTGCGGCGTACGCCCTGCTCACGAAGGTTATCGCACAGGAAACCGGCTTCGAACCCGGCTCGTTCGCCCACACGGTCGTCGACGCGCACGTCTACTGTGGACGAGGCGCTCGAGGGGAGTGGTACGGAGACAACCTCGAGAACCTCCAGTCCAAACTCGCCGCGGTCGACGACCGCGAGGAGTACCGCGAGGTCGCGACGTGGCTCGAGTCCGAGGCCCCCGCCGAGGCCGAGGGTGACGAACGCCTCGATCACGTGCCCGGCATGCTCGAGCAACTCGCCCGCGAGCCACTCGAGCGACCGACGCTCGAGGTGAGTGACGTTTCGATCGACGAACTGCGCTACGAAGACGTCACGCTCGAGGGGTACGACTCCCACGACGGCATCGAGTTCGCAGTGGCAGAATGA
- a CDS encoding antitoxin VapB family protein, whose translation MGDTEYRTIRLTEDAYRKLKSHKQSGESFSEVVERLAGKRSLLDLTGTFTEDEVDEMRDAIQEQEDKSREYLDRCTGRMDP comes from the coding sequence ATGGGTGATACCGAGTATCGAACTATTAGGCTTACCGAAGATGCGTACAGGAAACTCAAAAGTCACAAGCAATCTGGAGAGTCGTTCTCTGAGGTGGTCGAACGTCTGGCGGGCAAACGGTCGCTGCTTGATCTCACGGGAACCTTTACAGAAGACGAAGTCGACGAAATGCGTGATGCAATTCAAGAACAGGAAGACAAATCGCGTGAGTACCTCGATCGATGTACCGGTCGAATGGACCCGTGA
- a CDS encoding ribonuclease H-like domain-containing protein: MTARVGVTVLALPPSALENRPVATLEDLASTREPDAVWVLGPSREPQAFARARSVFEVAVFHPPLETTGDGPLQRQPLEGGENEAIEERDALDLTVAPSLRAMDADRETASSTLARRSVDADSPPLICDDVTTTVRPTALAAELEGAKTLASVAPTGAVTTVLTGSEPAGYDALWHLEAESGSVRAVDHDPIGTVDPLDSESVSVRVRGAGPAEGYGESRSIATLKLDANGVSSVDTDDVTDFGLESVSGIGPKTATRLAERGVTTRTGLLEASLETLASLSGVGAERARTMHRHARVLETGEARRLTDESLPGEHWSTPPLCLDIETDGLSPTILWQIGVYDPAADEYRAFVEREDPSDPGPVLEAFCDWLLGVHPNRALLTWNGWGFDYRHLTSFVAKHAPYYAEEWESIPKFDLYWWAAKNEHALLPGRTNELGVVADAMGFDGAKTGLDGAQTAAAYQRFMRTGEPLEWERHEAYCEDDCRALWHVYERLQDAPRDDGASADESTTAPVTRDPATRDASRADSSEGGSDSSSAATATTEADETEQSGLSDF, encoded by the coding sequence ATGACCGCTCGAGTCGGTGTCACCGTCCTCGCCCTCCCACCGTCGGCACTCGAGAACCGACCCGTCGCGACGCTCGAGGACCTCGCGAGCACCCGCGAGCCGGACGCCGTCTGGGTGCTCGGCCCGTCTCGAGAACCGCAGGCGTTCGCCCGCGCCAGGAGCGTCTTCGAGGTGGCAGTGTTCCACCCGCCACTCGAGACGACCGGCGATGGGCCACTTCAGCGACAGCCACTCGAGGGGGGCGAGAACGAGGCTATCGAGGAGCGTGACGCGCTCGATCTCACCGTCGCACCGAGTCTGCGAGCCATGGACGCCGATCGAGAGACCGCCTCGAGCACGCTCGCCCGCAGATCCGTGGACGCAGATAGTCCGCCGCTCATCTGTGACGACGTGACGACGACCGTTCGACCGACGGCACTCGCGGCCGAACTCGAGGGCGCGAAAACGCTGGCATCGGTCGCGCCGACGGGGGCCGTAACGACCGTACTGACCGGCAGCGAACCGGCCGGGTACGACGCCCTCTGGCACCTCGAGGCCGAGTCCGGATCGGTTCGAGCCGTCGACCACGACCCGATCGGTACCGTCGATCCACTGGATTCGGAGTCAGTTTCGGTTCGCGTTCGGGGAGCGGGGCCTGCGGAGGGGTACGGCGAGAGTCGTTCGATCGCGACGCTGAAACTGGACGCGAACGGGGTTTCGTCCGTCGACACCGACGACGTGACCGATTTCGGTCTCGAGTCAGTCTCCGGAATCGGCCCGAAAACGGCCACCAGACTCGCTGAGCGAGGGGTAACGACGCGGACGGGCTTGCTCGAGGCCTCCCTCGAGACGCTTGCGTCGCTCTCGGGCGTCGGTGCCGAACGCGCCCGGACGATGCACCGGCACGCGCGGGTGCTCGAGACCGGCGAGGCGCGCCGGCTGACCGACGAGTCGCTGCCGGGAGAGCACTGGTCGACGCCCCCGCTGTGTCTCGATATCGAGACCGACGGCCTCTCGCCGACGATTCTCTGGCAGATCGGCGTCTACGACCCCGCGGCCGACGAGTATCGCGCGTTCGTCGAACGCGAGGACCCCTCCGATCCGGGACCGGTGCTCGAGGCCTTTTGTGACTGGCTGCTCGGCGTCCATCCGAATCGCGCGCTGCTCACGTGGAACGGCTGGGGGTTCGACTACCGGCACCTCACCTCGTTCGTCGCGAAGCACGCCCCGTACTACGCCGAAGAGTGGGAATCCATCCCGAAGTTCGACCTCTACTGGTGGGCCGCGAAGAACGAGCACGCGTTGCTCCCCGGCCGGACGAACGAACTCGGGGTCGTCGCGGACGCGATGGGCTTCGACGGCGCGAAGACCGGCCTCGACGGGGCGCAAACTGCCGCTGCCTACCAGCGATTCATGCGAACCGGGGAGCCACTCGAGTGGGAACGCCACGAAGCCTACTGCGAGGACGATTGCCGGGCGCTCTGGCACGTCTACGAGCGCCTGCAGGATGCGCCTCGAGACGATGGGGCTTCTGCGGACGAGTCGACCACCGCCCCGGTGACTCGAGACCCAGCGACTCGAGACGCGAGTCGTGCGGACTCGAGTGAGGGTGGATCCGACTCGAGTTCAGCTGCCACGGCGACGACAGAGGCGGACGAAACCGAGCAAAGCGGCTTGAGTGATTTCTAA